The genome window CCCGAAATACAGTGTATTCATCACCAGATCCAGCGCGCTGCCCTTGGCGCCGACGATTAGCGGTGTAGAAACGGCTCGGGAGAGAAGCTGCTGCTCGCTTTCAGTCAGTAGGCGTTGCAATCCCAGCGGCAAAAAGGCGATCAACGTAATGCACGCGATCAGGATAACAGTCTTTAGCTTATTAAAGGTAACGTACTTCCATGCGATATAGAAACTTTCGATCACGTTGCATCTCCGTCACGAAAGTCTTCGAAATCGATTACCCGGTCGAAGCGCTTGAGCAAGTCATGATCGTGGGTTACCGCCAAGAGCGTCGCATTGTGCTCGTCGACGCTACGAAACAACAGATCGAGAATGCGGCTCTTGTTTGTTGGATCTAGATTCCCGGTTGCTTCATCTGCAAGGATCACTTTCGGCCAGGGTAAGAGCGCCCGGCAGATCGCGGCACGTTGCTTTTCGCCTTGTGAGAGATCGTTGACAAGGCGCTTGAGCTTGTTGCCAATACCCATGCTCTCGGCAAGCATCGCCGCACGAGCGCGCACCTCCCCATCGAGCATAAGGGCGCCGGTAATGCGGTAAGGATGAAGGATATTATCGAGCACGTTGAGATAGTCCAGGAGTTCAAAATCCTGAAATACAAATCCGATGTTTGTAATCCGAAAATTACGACGCTCAGAATCCGTGAGTGCATCCACTCGCACGTCACCCACCTCCACCGTCCCACCGGCGGGCTGCAGGATACCGGCAATAAGGTTCAACAGTGTTGTCTTGCCCGAGCCACTGGGGCCAATCACAGCAATTTTTTCGCCCTCGGCAACAGCGAACTCAGGCACACGGAGCTGAAACTCGCCGTCCGGATAGCGAAACGCGAGACCACTGATGTTAATCATTGGTCCAGCATCCCCAGTCTAGAGTGTGGCGGTTGCCGGAAAGAAAGCTTAAAGACACCAAATGCTGAACTCTAGACCTATTTACTTGCTGTCTGTGCATAAGGGTCGATCCGTTTTTCTTCGAGCAGCTCAAGCTCGGTGATCTTCCACACGCCGTCAACAGGCTCGACGATGATATTGGCGCGGTACTCGTTCTTACGCCCATGCACATGTCCCCAGTGACCGACCGTCCCGAACGCCGTCCAGGTAGACTTGAACGATAAGGCCAAGGGGCGTTCGGGGTGCGGCTCAACGGCGACGTCCAGGATCTCGATCTCTTTTACTTTGGCCTGCGCCCCGCCGGCCTTTTGTACGGCGAGCGATTTTCTGTTCTGCAAATATACATCGGCCAGCAGATCACCGCTCACGCTGACCGCAAGCTTGTCATAGACATCCTCTTCCCGGCGAAAATCGAACGCGCGGTACACGTTCTTGAGCAGGCTTTGTAAGACCAACGTCGCCTCTGCCTTGCTTAGCGCCGGGGCCATGATTGCGGGCTTGCCGATCGAGGCGTGCATGTACGGCGACAGCACCAGACTCGTCCCGAGCAGCAGTGCACCAACGACAACTTGAAAGCGGATCGATCTCGATTGACGCCGTCGCGCCTTGATCTGCCATAACACCGGCACGAGCAGGAGCAGTCCCACTGCACTCCCTATCGGCACGCTAAACTTGGTGAGGGAGTCCGGCACGATCACCTCAGCGACCTGCGGCGGCTTGTAGTTTTTCAAGAAGTTGGTCCACCTATGTACGTTGTCATCGGGCGTCACGAAAGATAGCAATGGGCCGGCCGGATCGATCGCGGTGGCCGGCACGCGCTGGACCTGATCGGTAAAGAGTTCCCAATCGACGGTAACCTCCTTTGGCAACGCGTCGGTAAGATAGGCGAGCTTTACCCCCACGATGGCGGTCGAGAGCTCAAGACGTTCAGGCTGCTCCAGTAACTGAATGCCGGTCAATGCTACCTTTACATAGTCGGCCCGATCGAGGATCGGGCGAAGCGATTCGCCATCAACCAAAACGGTATTCTTATCTAACATGAACTCGCCGACCCGTTTCTTCAGCGGCTCCCACTCGTCGACCTCGATGTACTCGTCCCCGCGGAGGCCAAGATCCATCCATTCCTCCAAGTCCTTCACGCGTGTGAGAATCTCGTGGCGCACCTCGTAAGGTTCGACATAGAGATAAGACATCAGCGCCGACTTGTGGTGACGCTTGAGATTCGGATTGCCAAACTTCGAGTACCAGGGATCTTCCCAGTCAAGCGCCAGACGCGCGGGAGCACCGAGATAGCGAAAGTCGATAATGGGGACGGCCTTGTGGTAGGCGATAAAACCGATAGTGACCAAGGCGCGGCCTTCCTTGTCCAGAGGCGGGATGATGGTCAGCGTCTTCGGCTTCTTTTTCGGAAACGGGTAGACGACCTCCGCGTAGAGCACTCGTTTATCCTTTGGCGCTTCCGGCATACGTCGGCGTGTGTACGGATTGATCATGCCCGCGAAAGGTGACTGGCGATCGGTACGCAGGCGTGGCTCGACGAGTTGCAGCTGCGCCTCTAACTTTTCACCGGTATCCGTGACGAATTGAAATTTTTCGGAGGCAAAGATTTTCAACCGCTCTTCCGGCGCCGGGCGCTGCACCTTGGAATCTTTGACCCAGTCGTCCGGAATCAGCTCTTCGAAGAATTCGAGATCGCCGATGTGCACCTCTAGCACCAGCCTGACGTGGTCATCCAGAACGTAGATCTCGACGATGTTGGGCGCGGTCTCGGCGCCTGTCAGGTTAATCCAGTCGGCGCGCGCCGATCCGATGCTGGTGACTACGGCAAGCAGGGCAGCTGCCCAGAGCGCTCGCGCTAAGTCCGCAACATTA of Gammaproteobacteria bacterium contains these proteins:
- a CDS encoding ABC transporter ATP-binding protein, with product MINISGLAFRYPDGEFQLRVPEFAVAEGEKIAVIGPSGSGKTTLLNLIAGILQPAGGTVEVGDVRVDALTDSERRNFRITNIGFVFQDFELLDYLNVLDNILHPYRITGALMLDGEVRARAAMLAESMGIGNKLKRLVNDLSQGEKQRAAICRALLPWPKVILADEATGNLDPTNKSRILDLLFRSVDEHNATLLAVTHDHDLLKRFDRVIDFEDFRDGDAT